The segment ATGGAATCGCACCTTCAGAGATGAAACATAAACCTAATACGAAAGAGGCTTTACCTGCTTCATTTTCACTTGCCGCAAATTTACGTTTTGCAAGGAACGTCGCTAAGCCCATGCCCATTGCTGGCACCATACCTGCAGCCATAACCGCAGCCATTGGCGCATAAGTATGTGACGCTAATAAACCCACACCAAAGGTGTAAGCTGCTTTATTCACTGGACCACCAAGGTCAAAGCACATCATACAACCTAGAATCACACCTAAAAGCACAGCATTTGCAGAACCCATCGTATTTAGGAAGTGGGTTAACCCTTCCATTGCTGCCGATACTGGACCACCAACAATGTAGATCATTACAAGACCGGTAATTAAACTCGCCACCAGCGGAATGATTAAAATAGGTTTTAATGCATCCATTGATTGTGGCAGTTTCACTTTTTCAGCTAAGAATTTTGCACTGTAACCTGCGAGGAAACCTGCAACAATACCACCTAAGAATCCCGCACCTGTCGCACTTGCTAACATACCGCCAATTAAGCCAGGTGCTAGACCCGGGCGGTCTGCAATGGAGAAAGCGATAAAGCCAGCTAATACAGGAACCATCAATGCAAAGGCAGATTCACCACCAATTTTCATTAAGGCCGCCGCTAATGTGCCCTGCTCTTTAAATGCCTCGATACCAAAAACAAACGACAGTGCAATAGACAAACCACCCGCAACAACTAATGGCAGCATGTAAGATACACCTGTCATTAAGTGTTTATAAACGCCTGCTTTTTCTTCTTTCTTCTCACTATTTTCTTTAACGGTATGTGTATAAGGCGTTGCTTGTTCAAACGATTTCTCTATTTCTTGAGCTGTTTTCTTTAGTGCCAATCCAGTACTGGTTTTATACAGCGCTTTGCCATTAAAACGAGATAAGTCGACATCAATGTCGGCGGCAATAATTACTAGATCAGCAGCTTCAATTTCCTCGGCTGTTAACTGGTTTTTAGCGCCTACTGAACCACGTGTTTCAACTTTAATTTCATAACCTTGACGTTTGGCTTCCGTCTCTAGCGCTTCTGCTGCCATAAACGTATGCGCAACACCTGTTGGACACGCGGTGATTGCTACAATCTTTTTCTTGGTCGATATAGCTTGAGATGCCACACTTTCAACAGTCAGCTCTGATGCCTGTTCAACCGCTTTTTGTAACCACGCGGTTGGGTTTTCCATGCAAGCGGTAACATCAGCACGAAAGACTCGCTTACCAACAAAACGTTGCTCATCAATAGCGAGATTTTCATTGGCGGCAATCACAATACAGTCAGCTTGTTCGATCTGTAGTTGTGTTAGCAAATTGGTTGCTTTTAACGAGGAATGGCGCTCAATATTGGCTTGCCATTTTAATTCGGCGGCAGCTTTTTCAAGTAAACCTGCAGCAATTAAACTTGTTGCGATACCGCTTGGACATGCGGTAACAATACTAATATTCATTATTCGACCCCTACACTTTTCACGTTATATTTTTATGAGTTATGAAAGTTGAACGTTATCTTCGATTGCTTTGACTGCGCTAATATCATCAACACCAACACCCACTTGTGTTACTGCATACGCCGATAGCGCCGTTGCAAAACGTAATGTCTCTGATTTTGTCCAATGCTGTAGGTGCCCCCAACACATACCAGCAACTAAGGTATCACCCGCACCAACAGTACTAACTACCGTCATTTTTGGCGGCTCGGCACGTAACCAGCCTTCAGAATTGCGCCACATCACTCCTTTCGCACCCAGTGACACCACCACATTTTCAATGCCTTTAGTAGCAAGTTGCTCTGCCACTTCAATGATTTCTTCATCGCTGTGTAATTCGCATTTTGCCCAGTCAGCTAATTCTTCATCATTTGGTTTAACCAGCCATGGTTTTGCGTCTAACCCTTCAGCAAAAGCCGCTTTACTGCTATCAAACAACACTTGCTTACCTTGCTGTTGAAGCTGCTCGATCCATTTCGCGCATTGCTGGGTTGAAATTCCACGGGGTAAACTACCTGCGATAACAAAAACGTCATGGCTATTCGCAAGTTCAAATAATGTCGCTTCAAATTTCGCAATGTCAGTAGCATTTACTTCAACACCGGGGAAGTTTATGTCGCTGACGCGACCATCTTGCTCTACCAATTTAACGTTGATACGTGTTGCGCCTGCGACCCTGACAAATTTATCAGTGACACCGATCTGTTTAAATAACTGACAAAAACCGTCTTGATTTTCACGCCCTAACAATCCCGTTACCGTTACTTCTGCACCTAATTCAGCGAGCACTTTTGCAACATTAACGCCTTTGCCTGCTGGGTGAAGTGAACCTGAATCCACCACATTTACTGTACCAGCAGTAAGAGATGATAAGTGCCCTGTTAGATCCAACGCAGGATTTAACGTCACGGCGACAACTTTAAGTGACGGTTTAATTACTGTTTCGCTCATTATCTTTACCCTTAAAGTTTCTCGCCTAAACCATCGGCAATAGCTTGGCCAATCGCCGTTAGTGCTTGTTCAGCATCACTACCACTGGCTGTAAATTTCAATTCGTTACCACATTTCACACCAAGCCCAATCACCTTCATTAAGCTCTTTGCATTAACCGCTTTGCTACCGCCAGAAACATTAACGACTTGTATATCTGCATCAAACTTCTTGGTGGTATTCACTAGCATTGCCCCCGGACGAGCATGTAAGCCATGCGGGTTTTTAATCGTAAATATTGCGCTATTGCCCTCTAATTGAGTTTGAGAAAGCACTGAACACATTTGCTCTGGGCTTGATGACAAAAACGCATCAACCGTTTGGCTATAAATTACCTGAGTCAATCGTTCAATATTGGCAACATAGCTACTGTTATTCGCCGCAATAACGATTAACCCTTTAACTGGATGACTCTGCTCTTCAAAGATTGCAGACGGTGTCACAACTGAAATCGCTGTTCGCTCAACCTCTTGATTACTACTTATTAGCCACAACCCCTGACCTAAATAACTCGGCTGTTTTGCGACAACATCCGCCACCATTTGCTTGTTAGCAAAACCTTGATGATTTATTAAGCCAGCACCAACCGCACTTAACTGCAATAAATCGGTTGCTGGAAAGTCTTTTAAAACAAGTTGAGCATTGCATTCTGCTTCCGACTGCTCTGAGCCCATTAAAATCGTAATAACTTCATCTGCTGAATCACAACGCTTTAATTTCTCTTCGATACCATCTGCTGACAGCACTTTGGTTAATTGCTTTAAAATCTCAAGATGCTCATCGGATTTAGCGGCGATCCCAATGGCTAAATAAACAATTTGCCCCTCGCCCCAATCTACGCCTTGAGGAAAATGATGAACTTTTACACCTGTTTTATTTACAAGATTTCGCGTCTCTGTTGTACCGTGAGGGATCGCTATACCATTACCAAGATAGGTTGAGTTTTGGGCTTCACGAGCCAACATACCATTCACATAACCCGTTTTAACTAAGCCCTCAGACTCTAACTCTGATGCCAGTACTTTGATTGCATCTTGTTTATTGTTTGCTGATTTACGCAAAGCAATATCGTGTTTTGATAATGACAACATCTCTAACTCCGATAGTATCGAATCTTATCCGTATTAGCTGAATCGTTTCAGCAAATGGTCAAATTAAAAGTTTCAGTCGAATTATAGGATTATTCTATACCTATAGATTCTGCTGAAACCTTTCAGCTTGAATACTGAATCGTTTCAGCATAAATTTCAATTGATCAACGCATAGCGATTATCAGATCTATGATGAAACGCACAAATTGGCCTTAAATCTATACCTAGCATTATGAAACAAGGATAGGAATTGCTATTTATAGCAAAAGGCGCTGCACAAACAGCTTTAAAGAGAAGTATCAACTGATGACATTAAATGAAATTGCCAAGCTTGCTGGTGTATCAAGAACCACGGCTAGCTATATTATTAACGGTAAAGCTGAGCAATATCGAATCAGTGAGAAGACACAACAAAAAGTCCTCGAAGTGGTCAATGCACACAACTATCGCCCAAATCATGCCGCTTCTTCCCTTCGTGCTGGAAGTAGTCAATCATTGGGTTTGATCATCCCCGATCTCGAAAACACGAGCTATGCAAAAATTGCTAAGTTATTAGAATTGAATGCTAGAACCGCAGGTTATCAAGTTATTATTTCGTGTAGTGATGATGATCCTGTCACTGAAATGGACGTAGCCAATCTGTTATTAAGCCGTAAATTAGACGCACTTATTGTTGCGAGTGCCCTTCCTGCTGATAATGAGTTTTACAAAACAGTACAGGCTAAAGGTACGCCAGTTATTGCCATTGACCGCGCGTTAGATGATGAGTACTTTGCATCCGTAATTAGTGAAGATCTTGAGGGTGCCTATGCATTAACTAACGCATTGTTAGATCAGCCTATTTCATCGATCGGATTAATTGGTGCAGTTGCGGATCTGGGTGTTTCAATTGAGCGAGAGCAAGGTTTTCAAGCAGCGATCAACAATCACCTCAAAACAGTGAATGTTAGCCTTGCCTATGGTGAGCAATTTAGCCAACAGCAAGGTGCATTGATTGCTCAGCAATGGATTGATGCTAATTGCTTTCCTGAAGCTATCCTTGCCACTTCTTATACCTTGTTTGAAGGTGTTTTAGATTGTTTATTAAAGCATCCAGAGGTGATGGCAAAAACATACTTGGCAACCTTTGGTGATAATCGCTTACTTGATTTTTTACCCAATAAAATCCAATCACTCCCACAACAATTCGATTTAATTGCTGATCATGCGCTACGACTCGCCCTCTCTGCGATTCAAGGCCATTATCAGCAAGGCGTTGAAGTCGTACCCAGAAAAGTGATCCGCCGATAAATAAGCGTGCATTACAAAATAACAGCATGATTTTTAGTAACTCGTTAGATATTCGATACCTACAGCACATAAATGGGTGGATACACTGTGATTTTAATCGCATAATCACAGAATGTAACTAACTAACCACTATGGCACGCTATGTATCTACGTTTTAAAAATTTGCTGTTAACGCACGCACAATTTGCTCATTCCCTTCGTGTCACTATGGCTATCGCATTTAGCTTGGTCTTTTATCACTTTATTCCTGTGCCTCATTCAATGTGGGGACCTGTTACGGTAGCTGTGGTGTTAATGCAGCCCTATGCAGGCGTGATCAAACAAAAAGGCTTTCAACGTGTAGGCGGCACTTTACTCGGTGCCGTTCTAGGTTTAGTTACTGTCTTTTTTCCACAAAACCTCGTTGCGTTCATTCCTGTTTGGATACTCACATGGTGCTTTTTGCTGTCACTCAAGTCGTATGGCAAGCATACTTATATCTTTTTCTTAGCGGTAATGACGCTGATCATCGTGGCGTATCAAGGTAACAGCGCACAAGAAGTCTCTGTTGCACTATGGCGAGTCACCAATATTATTATTGGTAGTTTAATCGCGATGTCTTTTTCAATGCTCTTTCCTATTCGTGCTAAATATTTATGGGATAAGCTATTTAATCAAAACATGCATGATTTACGTCAGCTTTATCAAGCACATGCATCTGCTCATATACCAAGTATTAAGATACTGGCACGGATCAAAAACCAAGTTAATGAACGCCAAATAAAAATGATCAGTTTGTTGCCGAATGTACAAAAGGAAAACCCAAAGTCAGCGGGACACTATAAAGCAATTGTCACCATTCAAAGTTCGATGATTAGCTTAATTGAACAACTCATTGAAACCCATTGGAGCTCTGATATCGGTCGCCGTAAGTTATTAGAGCAAACAGGATTGAAAAACTATCAGCAGCAAATAGTGCTGATTTTAAATCGATTAGCCGATGATAAAGATCTTAATATTGAATTGCCTGATATTCAGCAACTAAAACAGATGGCATTACAAATATCACAACCAAAAGACTCGATTTTACTGGGGCCTTATGGTTATCTATGGTTAACGCGTCAATTGGTTTACCGTTTAGATGAGTTAATTGTGCAATTGAAATTAATCAAGAATACAAAACGTTATCAGCATAACGATACGAATGGTGATTAATTTATACTAATGATTATCTTGACAATTACATTATGTATAAATAGTTATCGCATAAATCAAGAAAGAAATGCCAAACGGTAAACAACAACGTAAACTGACTCAATAATATATTTACAGCTATGTCGGGAGAATCAGCAATGACTCATAAAACGAAAACAATGGAAGTACCTGTAGCCATCGCCGATCGAGTACAGGCTTTAATTGATGCTTTTGAAGCCAAGCAAAAGTTTAATGCCGAGCAGAAAGTAATAGTAAACAACTTCCTTGCTATGGATGGTTTAAGTTGTGAAATGGCTGTATATAGCCTACCTCAAGCAGAATTAATGGATACATTACGCTTTGCTTATGAGCTATCAGGTACAAACAGTAAATTTGTCACCAGCATTTTGACGCTAACCCGAGAGAACCCAAAAAAAGTTTTATCTGACGCTCAACGTGCTTCGGCAAAAAGCTTGTTATTTAACCTAATAAACGATCCTTCTGTTGTTTCTGCTATGAAAGAAATGGACTAATTCAGCCTATTCTCTTTATAAAAGACAAAATAAAACGGCATGGTTAAAATTAACCATGCCGTTTTTAATTCTATAGCACTCACTATTGGCAGTAACTTAACTGATAACGTGAGTTACACCTTGCTCTTGTAACCATGAACTAAATCGTGGTGAGTCTTCAATAAAACGGCTATACACCAAACAGGGTTTATGCGAGCTTTCTACTGACGTTAATAACATTTTCACTAACAAAAGTAGGGCGTCATTTTGTGCATCCAACATGTAGTTTAGCGAAGTATTCTCAATATCTTGACCAAGTGTGAATTGCGCTAGTTGCTCAACATCAACAATAAAACCATCAAAATACTGCAAGAATGTTTCTGCTAGTAATGCATTTGAAGGGACGCTACACATCATAAAGACTTTTAAGTCATCAGCACCACGACATAAACCTTGCTCAGCCAATAAATCAATCACTGTTGCCGCTTCACTGAACGTACGAACAAACGGTACAACAAGTTCAATATTCTTCGCATCAAGGCGTGCGCGTTTAATCGCTTCACATTCTAGCTCAAACGCTTTTCGGTAATCCGCATGACCTAGTCGAGATGCGCCACGTAACCCCATTGCTGGGTTAATTTCGTCTGGCTCTACTTCCGCACCTAATAAATGGCTACGAGAATATGAGTTATCACTGGTTAAACATACTTTTAACGGTGCATCGCCTTGAGTGGCAGCCACTTCAATCAATAACTGGCTGAGTTTGGTTACAAATAATTCAGCGACAGGCGTTTGATTATCCGCTTCTTTAAGCGCATCAAAAATAGCAGCTGTTGTTTCAGTAGAGAGTGATTCAGGCTTTGTAACAGCACAAGGATGAACACCAATATCATGAGCAATAAGATCATCGAGTGAGACAATCCCCACCTCACCTTTTTCAAGTCCAGTTAACTGCACTGATGACGTCAACATTGCAGTTAACGTTAATTCATTTTCAGTTGTCATAAAGCACCAATACTTCCTTGTTAATAAGACGAGTATTTAAATAAATCGTCATCTAAACCCTGTGTATTCAAAAATACATTAAACACCATTACAGTATATCGACCTTACTTTGTGTTGAATTATGAGGCAAGAACTAAAGCTAATTAGTGATAACTTATTCATATCAATCAAACTTTAAAGCTTAATCATTTCTTGATTATAAAAGCATCATTAGCCTTCAATCGTAGTAATGGGATGGTTAAAAACCTAAGTGATATCACAAGTTTGGTTTATTAAAATCGATTTTTGGGCTATCTTAGCGGTGTTATTACAGAGATCCCCAAGGTAGGCAAACATATTATGCCAATGAAAACAGATGAACTTCGCACCGTGAGTTTAGGCTTGATGCCAACTCCTGCTGAAATTGAAGCAACATCACCAATGACTGATGAAATTGCGGCGCATGTAGACCACTCCCGCAAACAGATTGAGGCGATTTTAACGGGTCAAGACTCCCGTTTACTGGTGATTGTTGGGCCATGTTCTATACATGATACCGATGCAGCAGTTGATTATGCGAAACGCCTTGTTGCTGTACAAGAAACATATAAAGACCAATTGTTTATCGTAATGCGTACCTATTTCGAAAAACCACGTACCGTGGTCGGCTGGAAAGGTTTAGTTACTGACCCACATTTAGATGGCAGTTTAGACTTAGCAACTGGTTTAAAAAAAGCACGCAAACTATTAATTGATATTAACTCGCTAGGCTTACCCACTGCGACTGAATTCCTCGATATGATCACTGGTCAATACCTTGCTGATCTTATCAGTTGGGGTGCCATTGGTGCGCGTACTACAGAATCTCAGATCCACCGTGAAATGGCATCAGCCTTGTCGTGCCCTGTTGGCTTTAAAAACGGCACTGACGGTAATACCAAAATTGCGATAGACGCTATTCGCGCCACACGTGAATCTCACCTTTTCTGCTCACCGGCAAAAAATGGACAAATGACGATTTACCGTACTTCAGGTAATCCTTACGGTCATATTATTTTACGTGGCGGTAAGATGCCAAATTATCATGCTGAAGACATCGCAACAGCATGTGAGGCATTAGCCGAGTTTGAATTACCACAGCGATTAATTGTCGATTTTAGTCATGGTAACTGCCAAAAACAGCATAAACGTCAATTAGATGTTGCTGCTGAAATTTGTGAACAATTGAAAAGTGGCAGCCAGTCAATTGCGGGTATTATGGCAGAAAGCTTTATTGAAGAAGGGAATCAAGCAGTTATTGAAAACAAACTTGATGAGCTTGTTTACGGTAAATCTATTACTGACCCTTGTATTCACTGGAACGACACGCTTAAGATGCTCGATATGCTAGCGGATGCCGTTAAAACAGCACAACGCTAAAATATCAATAAAAACAATTTGATGATATATAATACCGAGATAAAAGAGAGGCATAGATTGCTTCTCCTTCATTAATAAGCGGTATACTATACGTGCTAATGTAGATGGGAAATATTCCCTTAGACTTATGATAAGAGGCCATAAACATGCCATCTTTTGATATTGTTTCAGAAGTAGATTCCGTAGAAATCAAAAATGCGGTAGATAACTCAAAGCGTGAATTAGACACGCGTTTCGACTTCCGTAATGTTGAATCAAGCATTGAATTAAACAAAGAAATTGTAAAAATCACATCTGAGTCTGAATTCCAAGTAGACCAAATCGTTGCTATTTTACGTAGTAACCTTGCTAAACGTGGTGTAGATGCTAATGCGCTTGAGCGTAAAACAGTCACTTTCTCAGGTAAAACTGCATCTCAAAATATTGAATTTAAGCAAGGCGTAGAAACCACAAACGCGAAGAAATTAGTGAAAGCAATTAAAGACGCTAAACTGAAAGTTCAAGTTTCTATCCAAGGTGAGAAACTGCGCGTAACGGGCAAAAAGCGTGATGATCTACAAGCGACTATGTCACTTGTGCGTGAACAAGAGTTAGGTCAACCATTCCAGTTTGATAATTTCCGCGACTGATTTTATCCAAATAGCTAAAAAAGGAAGGCTCTTTGCCTTCCTTTTTTTTAAACTTTTTTTGCGTACATTAAAATAAT is part of the Photobacterium angustum genome and harbors:
- the fruA gene encoding PTS fructose transporter subunit IIBC gives rise to the protein MNISIVTACPSGIATSLIAAGLLEKAAAELKWQANIERHSSLKATNLLTQLQIEQADCIVIAANENLAIDEQRFVGKRVFRADVTACMENPTAWLQKAVEQASELTVESVASQAISTKKKIVAITACPTGVAHTFMAAEALETEAKRQGYEIKVETRGSVGAKNQLTAEEIEAADLVIIAADIDVDLSRFNGKALYKTSTGLALKKTAQEIEKSFEQATPYTHTVKENSEKKEEKAGVYKHLMTGVSYMLPLVVAGGLSIALSFVFGIEAFKEQGTLAAALMKIGGESAFALMVPVLAGFIAFSIADRPGLAPGLIGGMLASATGAGFLGGIVAGFLAGYSAKFLAEKVKLPQSMDALKPILIIPLVASLITGLVMIYIVGGPVSAAMEGLTHFLNTMGSANAVLLGVILGCMMCFDLGGPVNKAAYTFGVGLLASHTYAPMAAVMAAGMVPAMGMGLATFLAKRKFAASENEAGKASFVLGLCFISEGAIPFAARDPMRVIPCCMLGGALTGALSMLFGAKLMAPHGGLFVLLIPNAITPPLLYLVAIIAGTLVTGISYAILKRPEQNSATTLDTAKA
- the pfkB gene encoding 1-phosphofructokinase, with the translated sequence MSETVIKPSLKVVAVTLNPALDLTGHLSSLTAGTVNVVDSGSLHPAGKGVNVAKVLAELGAEVTVTGLLGRENQDGFCQLFKQIGVTDKFVRVAGATRINVKLVEQDGRVSDINFPGVEVNATDIAKFEATLFELANSHDVFVIAGSLPRGISTQQCAKWIEQLQQQGKQVLFDSSKAAFAEGLDAKPWLVKPNDEELADWAKCELHSDEEIIEVAEQLATKGIENVVVSLGAKGVMWRNSEGWLRAEPPKMTVVSTVGAGDTLVAGMCWGHLQHWTKSETLRFATALSAYAVTQVGVGVDDISAVKAIEDNVQLS
- the fruB gene encoding fused PTS fructose transporter subunit IIA/HPr protein gives rise to the protein MLSLSKHDIALRKSANNKQDAIKVLASELESEGLVKTGYVNGMLAREAQNSTYLGNGIAIPHGTTETRNLVNKTGVKVHHFPQGVDWGEGQIVYLAIGIAAKSDEHLEILKQLTKVLSADGIEEKLKRCDSADEVITILMGSEQSEAECNAQLVLKDFPATDLLQLSAVGAGLINHQGFANKQMVADVVAKQPSYLGQGLWLISSNQEVERTAISVVTPSAIFEEQSHPVKGLIVIAANNSSYVANIERLTQVIYSQTVDAFLSSSPEQMCSVLSQTQLEGNSAIFTIKNPHGLHARPGAMLVNTTKKFDADIQVVNVSGGSKAVNAKSLMKVIGLGVKCGNELKFTASGSDAEQALTAIGQAIADGLGEKL
- the cra gene encoding catabolite repressor/activator — encoded protein: MTLNEIAKLAGVSRTTASYIINGKAEQYRISEKTQQKVLEVVNAHNYRPNHAASSLRAGSSQSLGLIIPDLENTSYAKIAKLLELNARTAGYQVIISCSDDDPVTEMDVANLLLSRKLDALIVASALPADNEFYKTVQAKGTPVIAIDRALDDEYFASVISEDLEGAYALTNALLDQPISSIGLIGAVADLGVSIEREQGFQAAINNHLKTVNVSLAYGEQFSQQQGALIAQQWIDANCFPEAILATSYTLFEGVLDCLLKHPEVMAKTYLATFGDNRLLDFLPNKIQSLPQQFDLIADHALRLALSAIQGHYQQGVEVVPRKVIRR
- a CDS encoding FUSC family protein, with product MYLRFKNLLLTHAQFAHSLRVTMAIAFSLVFYHFIPVPHSMWGPVTVAVVLMQPYAGVIKQKGFQRVGGTLLGAVLGLVTVFFPQNLVAFIPVWILTWCFLLSLKSYGKHTYIFFLAVMTLIIVAYQGNSAQEVSVALWRVTNIIIGSLIAMSFSMLFPIRAKYLWDKLFNQNMHDLRQLYQAHASAHIPSIKILARIKNQVNERQIKMISLLPNVQKENPKSAGHYKAIVTIQSSMISLIEQLIETHWSSDIGRRKLLEQTGLKNYQQQIVLILNRLADDKDLNIELPDIQQLKQMALQISQPKDSILLGPYGYLWLTRQLVYRLDELIVQLKLIKNTKRYQHNDTNGD
- a CDS encoding putative PEP-binding protein, with protein sequence MTTENELTLTAMLTSSVQLTGLEKGEVGIVSLDDLIAHDIGVHPCAVTKPESLSTETTAAIFDALKEADNQTPVAELFVTKLSQLLIEVAATQGDAPLKVCLTSDNSYSRSHLLGAEVEPDEINPAMGLRGASRLGHADYRKAFELECEAIKRARLDAKNIELVVPFVRTFSEAATVIDLLAEQGLCRGADDLKVFMMCSVPSNALLAETFLQYFDGFIVDVEQLAQFTLGQDIENTSLNYMLDAQNDALLLLVKMLLTSVESSHKPCLVYSRFIEDSPRFSSWLQEQGVTHVIS
- a CDS encoding 3-deoxy-7-phosphoheptulonate synthase produces the protein MPMKTDELRTVSLGLMPTPAEIEATSPMTDEIAAHVDHSRKQIEAILTGQDSRLLVIVGPCSIHDTDAAVDYAKRLVAVQETYKDQLFIVMRTYFEKPRTVVGWKGLVTDPHLDGSLDLATGLKKARKLLIDINSLGLPTATEFLDMITGQYLADLISWGAIGARTTESQIHREMASALSCPVGFKNGTDGNTKIAIDAIRATRESHLFCSPAKNGQMTIYRTSGNPYGHIILRGGKMPNYHAEDIATACEALAEFELPQRLIVDFSHGNCQKQHKRQLDVAAEICEQLKSGSQSIAGIMAESFIEEGNQAVIENKLDELVYGKSITDPCIHWNDTLKMLDMLADAVKTAQR
- a CDS encoding YajQ family cyclic di-GMP-binding protein produces the protein MPSFDIVSEVDSVEIKNAVDNSKRELDTRFDFRNVESSIELNKEIVKITSESEFQVDQIVAILRSNLAKRGVDANALERKTVTFSGKTASQNIEFKQGVETTNAKKLVKAIKDAKLKVQVSIQGEKLRVTGKKRDDLQATMSLVREQELGQPFQFDNFRD